A window from candidate division Zixibacteria bacterium HGW-Zixibacteria-1 encodes these proteins:
- a CDS encoding ferrous iron transport protein A, with protein sequence MAIMGHQFRVVKINAGNGLCERLSSMGLVPGVILEVISNGRRGPMVVAVKGSRLVLGRGMALKVLVE encoded by the coding sequence ATGGCAATTATGGGACATCAATTTCGAGTCGTGAAGATCAATGCCGGAAACGGTCTGTGCGAAAGATTATCCTCAATGGGACTGGTTCCCGGCGTCATACTTGAGGTGATCAGCAATGGCCGCAGAGGCCCCATGGTCGTTGCTGTCAAAGGGAGCCGTTTGGTGCTTGGTCGAGGTATGGCTCTGAAAGTTTTGGTGGAGTAG